TCGACTCAAACAAACCTTTGCGCAGTGGCTGGGCATGGGGACAAGCTTATTTACAGGATGGTGTTGCCGCTTTCGAAGCCAATGTTGGGAAAGGAAAACTGATCGCTTTCGGTCCGGAAATCACTTTCCGCGCCCAATCATACGGCACGTTCAAAGTCATTTTTAACCAACTTTACTCTTCTCCTAATTAACATGATGAAAAAAAATATTCTAATTCTGCTTGGCCTTTTGATCGGTCAGGCAGGATTTGCTCAGGAAAAATCCAAGGCTTCACTTGAAGACCAGGTTAGTAAAATGGCAAAGCAAATTGAAGCCATGCAGCATGATTTCGATCAGATTACCAAGGGAATCGATGATCTGGATTGGCATAATAAACTTGCAGATGTTGCCTTTGTCGATAAAGTAATTATCACCGGTCCGCCACCTGCCGTTATCAAAAATCCAACGGGACAAGGCGCGAAAAATCCGGTTCGGTTTTCGGCTTATGTTTTCATTCCTGCGAAAATCGATGTCAATAAAAAGTATCCTTTGCTTGTGCTTCCGCATGGCGGCGTGCATAGCAATTTCACTTCAACTTATGCCCATATTATCCGCGAATTGATCGCGCAGGAATATGTTGTGGTTGCAGCAGATTATCGTGGAAGTACAGGGTATGGCGCAGGCTTTTATCGCCAGATTGATTATGGCGGTTTGGAAGTGGAAGATGTTAAAAGCAGTCGTGATTATATGATTCAGAACTATGATTTCCTTGACAAAAACCGGGTCGGAATTCTGGGTTGGAGCCATGGCGGGATGATCACACTTTTGAATATTTTCAATCATCCGGAAGATTACGCAGTTGCTTACGCAGGTGTACCGGTAAGCGATCTGGTTGCACGAATGGGTTATAAATCACAAAGTTATCGTGACGCTTATTCAGCCGATTATCATATTGGGAAATCTGCTGATGAAAATGTTGCTGAGTATCGCAAACGCTCTCCGGCCTGGAATGCAGAAAAATTAAAAACCCCGCTTTTGGTTCATACCAATACAAATGATGAGGATGTTAATTCTCTGGAAGTGGAGCATCTGATCAAATCGCTGAAAGCCGAAGGGAAGAAATTTGAATACGAGATTTACAAAGACATCCCCGGCGGCCATACTTTTGATCGTATAGACAACTACGGTGCAAAGGAAATTCGCTTCAAGGTTTACAATTTTCTGGCCGGTTATCTCAAACCGAATAAGAAATTTAAGGATGTAAAAGAGCTGATTCAATCCAGTTATTTTCCTCCGAAAAAGGGTTGAGTAATTTAAAATTTACACGGATTAGTTTATGATTGGTTTAAAGAGAATAGTTTTTGGTATAACGGTTGGGGCCTTTTTTTTAGCATCTCCCGATATCATAAATGCACAGCCAGGAAGATTCAAACATGAAAATTCTGAGGACAAATATGTACTGAATTACTTGCAACGTGTTGCGGATGAAAGTGGAGCGCCGGGTGTTTCTGCTTCCGTGGCGATAAACGGGAAAATGGTTTTTTCAGGTGGCGTTGGTTATGCGGATCTGGATAATAGGGTTTTGCAAAATGGGAAAACGGTGCATAACATCGGTTCTGTTTCAAAGGCTGTGGCAGTGATTGCAATCATGCAATTGGAAGAAAAAGGATTGTTGAGTTTGGATGATGAAATTCAGAAATTCCTTCCTTATTTTCCCAAAAAGCAGAAACCGATTACAATCAAACATATTCTGACCCATACATCCGGAATCAGACATTATGCTGCCAAAGACAATGATAATTTCGGTTTGAAACGAATGAGGCATTATGATAATTTCGAAGAGGCAACTACCATTTTTCGTGACGATTCTCTTCTTTTTAATCCTGGTGCATATTTTTCATATTCCTCTTACGCGAGCAATCTGATGCACGGCATTGTTGAAAAAATAACCGGAATCAGCTTTGAGGAATACATGAAACGGAACATCTGGCAACCTGCCGGTATGTTAGCGACCTGGTTTGATATTCCTTCTCGTGTGATTCCAAATCGTGGAAAAGGTTATGTGCGCGATAAAAGTGGAGTAATCGTTAATCCGGATTATGAAGATACGAGCTACAAATATGCTGGCGGCGGAATCATCGCTTCTTCGGAAGATATGGTTAAACTGTGTATTGCGCTGAACGATGGAGTTTTACTAAAACCTGCTACGATAGCCAAAATGTACACGCCTTATTTTGAAAAAAATCAAAAGGCAATCCATCCATCAAAAGCGGCCGGAATAATTCCGTCCTGGCAGGGACTAATCTGGTTTGTTGGAAAAGACCTGGCCGGAAGAAACTGGTATGGACATAGCGGAACGGTGAAGGGTACGCGTTGCTTCATTATGAATTATCCGGCAGAAGGTTTGGTTGTTGCCATCCAGGCAAATATTGGAAGTATTAAAATCGATGAATATGCATTCCAGTTAGCTCAGATGTATTTGAAGGAAGATGTGAAAATCGAGAAAAAGAAATAGTAAAATCAGTTTTAAATAAACTGACACCAATAATGCTATATGAACGAAGCCAACTTTGATACGGTTGGCTTTCGTTCGTTTTGACCCCAATCGGTTACAATTTGTACAACCTGATGAGATGATTTTGTAACCAATTTTAGGTCAATCTGTTCATTTGAAAACAGTCAGAAACTCCTTTCATAAACATAACAATAATATACTGTACCTTTTATATAATATTTGTATTTTCTATTCAAAAATGGTAAAATTGTTTTGTAAGATTCTTGTTATATGAAATAATAATTGGCATTTCTATTCTCTACTGTTATAATATCTTGCTATTGATTAAAGTGATAAAATTTGTTTATAACTCCTAGCCATCGAAAATAATGTATTTTAAAAACGAGTCTGTTATTTTAAAAAAAGTGTCCGAAGGGGACGAAAAGGCTTTCTCAGAAATATATGCGCGCTTCAAACCTGATCTGTATCGTCTGGTTTATAAAATACTGAAATCCTCTGATCTGGCGAACGATACTTGCCAGGAGGTATTTATTAAAATCTGGGAGGATAGGCATAAACTTACCGAAGTTCACTCGTTCAAAAATTATCTGCTGGTTGCAGGTAAGAATCATAGCCTGAACGTACTTAAAAAGGTTGTGTCAGAAGAAAAAAGGCTTTCAGGTTTTGTTCAGAATTACAGTGACGCACATAACGGGAGTGAAGACAAAGTACAGTCGGATGAGTACCAGAGTTTTCTTCAAACCATACTTGCAACGTTAACACCACAAAGCAAAAAAGTTTTTCAGCTTTGCCGTCAGCAAGGTTTGTCTTATGACGAAGCAGCCGAAAATATGGGCGTTTCAAAAAATCTCATAAAAAAACACATGGTGCGGTCGATGAAAATTATGCGACTTGCCGTGGAAAGAGATTTAGGAATTGCGTTTGGTTTTTATCTGTCTACTTTTTTCGATTTTGCTGAAATGGACCTCCTTATTTTTGCCTGAATCTTTAATTTATGTTCTTTGTTTCTTTGTAATTTATTCACTGCCAGGGTACCCTCACACTGTCAGTTGTTGTCTTACAAGAAACAGAAATATGGAAGAACAAATTTTCCTGGATAAGCTCGTGAGTCGTTATCTCAGTAATGAAGCCACTGCGGAAGAGCTGACGGTTTTCTTACAATTGCTCAAACAAGGCAGACTTGACGAAACCTTCAATCGGATCGTCGATGAAGAGATATCATCCGATGCAGATGATACGAATGAAGCGGATTAGCAATTTTGCATTGCTTATTGAAGGTAATAGTAAAAATGTCCTTCATCTTTTACAAAACCGAATTTTTCATAAAGCGCCTGTGCTTTTAAATTCTCAATGCCGGTTTTTAGCGAAATCCACTGAGCATCCGTTTCACTACCAAATTCTTTAACTTTTTCAAGCAATTTACTGGCGACTCCAAATTTCCTGTATTTTTCGGCAATGAACATGTCATTCAACGTCCATGTTGATTTTATTTTTAATGAAGTATACATTGGGTAAAGCAGCGTGAATCCCATGTATTCATCACTTTCTTCATCAATTGCTACAAATACCACGGCCTGATTTTTCAATAATCTTTCTTCAAGAAATGCGTTGGATCCAACTAAGTCAGACTCTTGCCCAAAGTGAATTCTGTAATCATTAAATATTTCAGCTAGGCGTGATAAATGATGATTTGTGCATTGTTCAATCAGCATGGAGGAAAAGAATTAGTTGATGCGCGAAAATATCTGATAAAATATGAAAACCCATATATTTTTCAACAAACATAAAAAAACCTGCCGAAAAGGGCAGGTTTTTAACTACTCGCAACCGGGATTTATAAAAAATGTATAAGATTTATTTGGGTGCATTCATCATATTTTAATTGTCGAAATGCATACCAAAATAACTTCAAGTATTATTCTGAAATTCTAATAAATAACGGCTGCGATCAAATTAAAATATATCTCAGTAATTGATTTAATCACATTTTAACCAAGTAAAAATAATTGGAAAAAGGTGGACGAGAAATTTTTTGATGAAATATAACAGGGTATTTTACTTCCAAA
The nucleotide sequence above comes from Dyadobacter subterraneus. Encoded proteins:
- a CDS encoding alpha/beta hydrolase family protein, which produces MMKKNILILLGLLIGQAGFAQEKSKASLEDQVSKMAKQIEAMQHDFDQITKGIDDLDWHNKLADVAFVDKVIITGPPPAVIKNPTGQGAKNPVRFSAYVFIPAKIDVNKKYPLLVLPHGGVHSNFTSTYAHIIRELIAQEYVVVAADYRGSTGYGAGFYRQIDYGGLEVEDVKSSRDYMIQNYDFLDKNRVGILGWSHGGMITLLNIFNHPEDYAVAYAGVPVSDLVARMGYKSQSYRDAYSADYHIGKSADENVAEYRKRSPAWNAEKLKTPLLVHTNTNDEDVNSLEVEHLIKSLKAEGKKFEYEIYKDIPGGHTFDRIDNYGAKEIRFKVYNFLAGYLKPNKKFKDVKELIQSSYFPPKKG
- a CDS encoding serine hydrolase domain-containing protein: MIGLKRIVFGITVGAFFLASPDIINAQPGRFKHENSEDKYVLNYLQRVADESGAPGVSASVAINGKMVFSGGVGYADLDNRVLQNGKTVHNIGSVSKAVAVIAIMQLEEKGLLSLDDEIQKFLPYFPKKQKPITIKHILTHTSGIRHYAAKDNDNFGLKRMRHYDNFEEATTIFRDDSLLFNPGAYFSYSSYASNLMHGIVEKITGISFEEYMKRNIWQPAGMLATWFDIPSRVIPNRGKGYVRDKSGVIVNPDYEDTSYKYAGGGIIASSEDMVKLCIALNDGVLLKPATIAKMYTPYFEKNQKAIHPSKAAGIIPSWQGLIWFVGKDLAGRNWYGHSGTVKGTRCFIMNYPAEGLVVAIQANIGSIKIDEYAFQLAQMYLKEDVKIEKKK
- a CDS encoding RNA polymerase sigma factor gives rise to the protein MYFKNESVILKKVSEGDEKAFSEIYARFKPDLYRLVYKILKSSDLANDTCQEVFIKIWEDRHKLTEVHSFKNYLLVAGKNHSLNVLKKVVSEEKRLSGFVQNYSDAHNGSEDKVQSDEYQSFLQTILATLTPQSKKVFQLCRQQGLSYDEAAENMGVSKNLIKKHMVRSMKIMRLAVERDLGIAFGFYLSTFFDFAEMDLLIFA
- a CDS encoding GNAT family N-acetyltransferase — protein: MLIEQCTNHHLSRLAEIFNDYRIHFGQESDLVGSNAFLEERLLKNQAVVFVAIDEESDEYMGFTLLYPMYTSLKIKSTWTLNDMFIAEKYRKFGVASKLLEKVKEFGSETDAQWISLKTGIENLKAQALYEKFGFVKDEGHFYYYLQ